The following proteins come from a genomic window of Dongia rigui:
- a CDS encoding class I SAM-dependent methyltransferase, with the protein MPTGFWRHFSLGLATLCGARRRGFFIPYRYADQVTPPTVYAAAQSLFDAARGDFAALLSALAPYAADLGAIAPDAPAPAPRWGQDWFAPMDAAILYALIRDRRPACFLEVGSGHSTRFAARAIGDGKLATRHVAIDPAPRADVGTSALTLHRCVLKDADPALFAGLRAGDMLFIDSSHILMPGTDVDQLFNGVLPALPKGVLVHIHDIFLPDDYPMDWAWRGYNEQLAVLPLLGGGGFKPLFASRYAETRMKAETAASLIAQLPSSKAPATSLWLEKV; encoded by the coding sequence ATGCCCACCGGCTTCTGGCGACACTTCTCCCTGGGTCTTGCGACCCTGTGCGGCGCGAGGCGGCGGGGCTTCTTCATCCCCTATCGCTATGCCGATCAGGTGACGCCGCCCACCGTCTATGCCGCCGCGCAATCGCTGTTCGATGCCGCGCGGGGCGACTTTGCCGCTTTGCTGTCAGCGCTTGCGCCATACGCCGCGGATCTCGGCGCGATCGCCCCTGATGCGCCAGCACCGGCACCGCGCTGGGGGCAGGATTGGTTTGCGCCGATGGATGCCGCGATCCTTTATGCCCTCATCCGCGACCGGCGCCCGGCATGCTTTCTTGAAGTGGGATCCGGCCATTCGACGCGCTTTGCCGCGCGCGCGATCGGCGATGGGAAGCTCGCTACCCGCCACGTAGCGATCGATCCGGCGCCACGGGCCGATGTCGGCACGAGCGCCCTGACGCTGCACCGCTGCGTGCTGAAAGACGCCGATCCCGCGCTCTTTGCCGGCCTGCGCGCGGGCGACATGCTGTTCATCGATTCCAGCCATATCCTGATGCCGGGGACCGATGTCGACCAGTTGTTCAACGGCGTGTTGCCGGCGCTGCCCAAAGGCGTGCTGGTGCATATCCACGATATCTTCCTGCCCGACGACTATCCGATGGATTGGGCGTGGCGTGGCTATAACGAACAGCTGGCGGTCTTGCCGCTGCTTGGCGGCGGTGGCTTTAAGCCGCTCTTTGCCAGCCGCTATGCCGAGACGCGCATGAAGGCAGAAACGGCAGCCTCGCTCATCGCGCAGCTGCCGTCCTCGAAAGCGCCCGCCACATCGCTGTGGCTGGAGAAGGTTTAA
- a CDS encoding ATP-binding protein — protein sequence MRKGFATLFRDLAVVVVALAALVGFTGRSDWPLLVVAVAAALSALGFVVLRHHEPQEQKPAAPALVPESALPQPVSLREPTRALLDALPDPVLVLDSQRRIAIANLAARDLLGADIEATSLLAVLRQPALLTALDALARGETPEPLEMPDIAGHSLIAEMQPIDPSGAEIGRTLIVFHDVSNLRRAESLRSDFVANVSHELKTPLATLIGFLETLKGPARNDEQARSRFLDIMLTEAQRMSRIVADLLSLSRIELNEYQPPEGEADLKRLLASVVDGLTLKAEARGIVIRTPDPSRLPRVPGDADELTQVVQNLVDNALKYCRDQAVVTVSAEIITDPALLRLHLPHPKGVKAAVALSVNDQGPGIAREHIPRLTERFYRVDTARSRDLGGTGLGLAIVKHIVNRHRGKLEIQSVLGQGSTFTIYLPMDSAPAKAA from the coding sequence GTGCGGAAGGGCTTCGCGACACTTTTTCGTGACCTCGCCGTCGTGGTGGTGGCCCTGGCCGCGCTGGTCGGCTTCACCGGCCGCAGCGACTGGCCCTTGCTGGTGGTGGCGGTGGCGGCGGCTTTGTCGGCGCTGGGCTTCGTCGTCCTGCGCCATCACGAGCCGCAGGAACAAAAGCCGGCAGCCCCCGCGCTGGTGCCGGAAAGCGCCCTCCCACAGCCAGTTTCCCTGCGCGAACCCACCCGCGCCTTGCTCGACGCGTTGCCGGACCCGGTGCTGGTCCTTGATTCGCAGCGTCGCATCGCCATCGCCAATCTGGCGGCCCGGGACCTGCTGGGGGCCGATATCGAAGCGACCAGCCTCCTTGCCGTGCTGCGCCAGCCCGCACTCCTCACGGCGCTTGATGCGCTGGCGCGGGGCGAGACGCCGGAACCCCTGGAGATGCCGGACATCGCCGGTCATTCCCTCATCGCGGAAATGCAGCCGATCGATCCCAGCGGCGCCGAGATCGGGCGCACGCTCATTGTCTTCCACGACGTTTCCAATCTCAGGCGCGCCGAATCCCTGCGCAGCGATTTCGTCGCCAATGTCAGCCACGAACTGAAGACGCCGCTCGCGACCCTCATCGGCTTCCTCGAAACGCTGAAGGGCCCGGCGCGCAATGACGAGCAGGCGCGCAGCCGCTTCCTCGACATCATGCTGACCGAGGCGCAGCGCATGAGCCGCATCGTCGCCGATCTCCTCTCGCTCTCGCGCATCGAGCTCAACGAGTATCAGCCGCCGGAGGGCGAGGCGGATCTGAAGCGCCTGCTCGCTTCCGTGGTCGACGGCCTGACCTTGAAGGCCGAGGCGCGCGGCATCGTCATCCGCACGCCGGATCCTTCGCGCCTGCCGCGCGTGCCGGGCGATGCCGATGAACTGACGCAGGTCGTGCAGAACCTGGTCGACAACGCCCTCAAATACTGCCGCGACCAGGCGGTGGTGACGGTGAGCGCCGAGATCATCACCGATCCCGCTTTGCTGCGCCTGCATCTGCCGCATCCCAAGGGGGTGAAGGCCGCAGTGGCCTTGAGTGTCAACGACCAGGGCCCCGGCATCGCCCGCGAACACATCCCGCGCCTCACCGAACGCTTCTACCGCGTCGACACCGCAAGGAGCCGCGATCTCGGCGGGACAGGTCTGGGCCTTGCCATCGTCAAGCACATCGTCAACCGCCATCGCGGCAAGCTGGAGATCCAATCGGTGCTGGGCCAGGGCAGCACCTTCACGATCTATCTGCCGATGGATTCGGCACCAGCGAAGGCGGCATAG
- a CDS encoding HAD family hydrolase codes for MPAAVIFDMDGLIFDTETLYQQAFLAAARRGGHDLPATVIQGAIGVPWAQSRSVILAHAGPDFPIDSYFALMVSHFDLLAATELRLKPGVVELLDLLDALAMPRCIATSSGHETVRSHLLAHGLVDRFHAVVGHGDYATGKPSPDPFLMAAHRLGVAPAACLALEDSHNGVRSASAAGMMTLMVPDLLQPTPEIRSLCTGVVSDLHEVCALILAASVADVTE; via the coding sequence ATGCCGGCCGCCGTGATCTTCGACATGGACGGCCTGATCTTTGATACGGAAACGCTTTACCAGCAGGCGTTTCTGGCGGCGGCGCGCCGTGGCGGGCACGATCTGCCGGCGACAGTCATTCAAGGCGCCATCGGCGTGCCCTGGGCGCAGAGCCGGTCAGTCATTCTGGCGCATGCGGGCCCGGACTTTCCCATCGATTCGTATTTCGCGCTGATGGTCAGCCATTTCGATCTGCTGGCCGCGACAGAGCTGCGGCTGAAGCCGGGCGTCGTCGAATTGCTCGATCTTCTCGACGCACTCGCGATGCCGCGCTGTATCGCGACCTCGTCTGGTCATGAGACCGTGCGGAGCCATCTTTTGGCGCATGGCCTGGTTGACCGGTTTCATGCTGTGGTCGGGCATGGCGATTATGCGACCGGCAAGCCCTCGCCCGACCCATTCCTGATGGCAGCACATCGCCTCGGCGTGGCACCCGCTGCGTGCCTGGCGCTGGAAGATTCGCATAACGGCGTTCGCTCGGCCTCGGCTGCCGGCATGATGACGTTGATGGTGCCCGACCTGCTGCAACCGACGCCGGAAATCCGCTCGCTCTGCACAGGCGTTGTCAGCGATCTACATGAAGTGTGCGCGCTCATCCTGGCTGCGTCGGTTGCGGATGTGACGGAGTAA
- a CDS encoding LysR substrate-binding domain-containing protein, translating into MADRRFPPIGCLIPFEAAARLGSMSAAARELGVSQPAISRQLQILETDLGQALFHRNRRGLSLTTAGNAYRHAVALGLDHIAAATATLRAQGAEHSIRIAANFGFAQQWLMPRFAKLRAAHPQLAFRLMTSDDDAALDMAECDIAIRFGIGDWPGWHVTPLFAEEVFPICTPSYLEAHAELKRVDLKPADLTKAHLLHLDSTNADWLDWGDWFRWHHVTTPAPKPQMLYSTYPLVLQAILSSEGVGLGWRGLVDGLLASGTLVQLLPGVKRDQHGYFITWRKNHAQEKLLRKIAEWMVGEAR; encoded by the coding sequence ATGGCTGACCGGCGTTTTCCACCCATTGGGTGCCTCATTCCCTTCGAAGCTGCCGCGCGGTTGGGCAGCATGTCGGCGGCTGCCCGCGAATTGGGCGTCAGCCAGCCGGCCATCAGCCGCCAGCTGCAAATCCTTGAGACCGATCTCGGCCAGGCCCTCTTTCACCGCAACCGCCGGGGCCTCAGCCTCACCACCGCCGGGAACGCCTATCGCCATGCCGTGGCCTTGGGGCTCGATCACATCGCGGCGGCGACGGCGACCCTGCGTGCGCAAGGTGCTGAGCACTCGATCCGCATCGCCGCCAATTTCGGCTTCGCCCAGCAATGGCTGATGCCGCGCTTTGCCAAGCTCCGCGCGGCGCACCCGCAACTCGCCTTCCGCCTGATGACCAGCGATGACGACGCGGCCCTCGACATGGCCGAATGCGACATCGCCATCCGCTTTGGCATCGGCGATTGGCCGGGCTGGCATGTCACACCCCTCTTCGCGGAAGAAGTCTTCCCGATCTGCACGCCAAGCTATCTCGAGGCGCATGCCGAATTGAAACGCGTCGACCTCAAGCCGGCCGATCTCACCAAGGCGCATCTTCTCCATCTCGACAGCACCAACGCCGACTGGCTCGATTGGGGCGATTGGTTCCGCTGGCATCACGTGACGACACCAGCGCCAAAGCCGCAGATGCTCTACAGTACCTATCCCCTGGTGCTGCAGGCGATCCTCTCCAGCGAAGGCGTCGGTTTGGGCTGGCGTGGCCTCGTCGACGGCCTGCTGGCAAGCGGCACACTGGTGCAATTGCTCCCCGGCGTGAAGCGCGACCAGCACGGCTATTTCATCACCTGGCGCAAGAACCACGCACAAGAGAAACTCCTGCGCAAGATCGCCGAGTGGATGGTGGGGGAAGCGCGGTAA
- a CDS encoding TauD/TfdA family dioxygenase: MTAHLQIVDLPKPALRLISADGSAIDLHPLWLRERCRSESSVDQRTGQRFYNPSDLDPDLAVTALRQAAPGVFVVTFSDGAVSHFREAELIAEAGLKPGADGLPELTAWDATLNPLPEAVWQSRPDDTLKLDIAAKFLRYGFVILHKVPAVDQGLFEVAETFGFVRDTNFGRHFNVRSIPNANDLAYSSLSLDPHTDNPYREPAPGIQLLHCLTNQTSGGLSTLVDGFACVEALRAQDPAAYDLLTKVQSRFRFQDVDADHVAWAPHVKLDENGVFQAVHFSPRLDFSPLLPAEQLQAFYAARRQLDRLLKAADFEIRFRLDDGDLVMFDNRRLLHGRTSFDTQEGIRHLQGCYIDSDGPRSLYRVLTRDDSGRVLAAE; encoded by the coding sequence ATGACCGCGCATCTGCAGATTGTCGACCTGCCCAAGCCAGCTCTTCGCCTGATCTCGGCCGATGGCAGCGCCATCGACCTCCATCCCTTGTGGCTGCGCGAGCGCTGCCGCTCGGAAAGCAGCGTCGACCAGCGCACTGGCCAGCGCTTCTATAACCCCTCCGACCTCGACCCAGATCTCGCCGTGACCGCTTTGCGCCAGGCGGCGCCGGGGGTCTTTGTGGTGACCTTCAGCGATGGCGCGGTCAGTCATTTCCGGGAAGCGGAGCTCATTGCCGAAGCCGGCTTGAAGCCTGGCGCCGATGGGCTGCCTGAACTGACAGCCTGGGACGCGACACTTAACCCGCTGCCGGAGGCGGTGTGGCAGTCCCGCCCGGATGACACGCTGAAGCTCGATATCGCGGCGAAGTTCCTGCGCTATGGCTTCGTCATTCTGCACAAGGTGCCGGCGGTGGATCAGGGCCTCTTTGAGGTCGCCGAGACCTTCGGCTTCGTGCGCGACACCAATTTCGGGCGTCACTTCAATGTGCGCTCGATTCCCAATGCCAATGATCTTGCCTATTCGTCGCTGTCGCTCGACCCCCATACCGACAATCCCTACCGGGAGCCGGCGCCCGGCATCCAGCTGCTGCACTGCCTGACCAACCAGACCAGCGGCGGACTGTCCACGCTGGTCGATGGGTTTGCCTGTGTCGAGGCGCTGCGGGCGCAAGATCCGGCCGCCTATGACCTGCTCACCAAGGTGCAGAGCCGCTTCCGCTTCCAGGATGTCGATGCCGACCATGTCGCCTGGGCGCCGCATGTGAAGCTCGACGAGAACGGCGTGTTCCAGGCGGTGCATTTCAGCCCGCGGCTCGATTTCTCGCCGCTCCTGCCGGCCGAACAGCTGCAGGCGTTCTATGCTGCGCGCCGCCAGCTCGACCGGCTGCTGAAGGCGGCGGATTTCGAGATCCGCTTCCGCCTCGACGATGGCGACCTGGTGATGTTCGACAATCGCCGCCTGCTGCATGGCCGCACCTCGTTCGACAC